Proteins from one Leptonema illini DSM 21528 genomic window:
- a CDS encoding DUF1564 family protein: protein MHEQTRIDREPYYRTRSTLLIPESYFRRYFWRSPYIKVGHLALGAYLSVLMNDPRLEYKLSFLERTGRWKKQYQDEGQELCRVNFYPDDRDWGRLSAIANATGYSRCYIFVYLMLIAMGVISLEDGGTPPPWLKGHWNPEVFCSIIVDAVTRKLTRILQT from the coding sequence ATGCACGAACAGACTCGAATTGATCGGGAGCCATACTACCGCACGCGTTCCACGTTGCTCATTCCGGAATCTTACTTCAGGCGATACTTCTGGCGAAGTCCTTACATTAAGGTAGGTCATCTGGCGCTTGGGGCTTACCTGTCCGTGCTTATGAATGATCCACGCCTGGAATACAAGCTCAGTTTTCTTGAGAGGACAGGAAGATGGAAGAAGCAGTATCAGGACGAAGGGCAGGAGCTGTGTCGGGTGAACTTTTACCCGGATGATCGGGACTGGGGGCGGTTGTCGGCGATTGCGAACGCTACCGGTTATTCTCGTTGCTATATATTTGTCTATCTGATGCTCATCGCAATGGGGGTGATCTCTCTGGAAGATGGAGGAACTCCACCACCCTGGCTAAAGGGCCACTGGAATCCCGAAGTTTTTTGCTCGATTATTGTCGATGCAGTTACCAGAAAACTCACAAGAATCCTGCAAACATAG
- a CDS encoding DinB family protein translates to MDYREENREQNTLMKALLDRITEEEWNRSLNGGWTVGTMLCHLAFWDQMTLERLKAYRKTGSFAPVPDAENIDAVNSSVRLLAASIPLAEGVNLVRSITDAIDEYVAGLTTDEIEALKSSGRDRWFRRGLHRQHHLQKLI, encoded by the coding sequence GTGGACTATCGCGAAGAAAACCGAGAACAGAATACGCTGATGAAGGCGCTGCTTGACCGCATCACCGAAGAGGAGTGGAACCGATCTCTCAACGGCGGCTGGACCGTGGGAACGATGCTCTGCCATCTTGCCTTCTGGGATCAGATGACGCTGGAGCGTCTGAAAGCATACAGAAAGACCGGTTCCTTTGCTCCGGTACCCGATGCTGAGAATATCGACGCCGTGAATAGTTCGGTCCGCTTGCTGGCCGCTTCCATTCCGCTCGCGGAAGGGGTTAACCTGGTTCGGTCCATCACCGATGCTATCGACGAATATGTCGCCGGGCTTACGACCGATGAGATCGAGGCATTGAAGTCCTCGGGGCGGGATCGCTGGTTTCGCCGCGGCCTTCACCGTCAGCATCATCTGCAGAAGCTAATTTGA